Proteins from a genomic interval of Armatimonadota bacterium:
- a CDS encoding transposase: GRVLAQNDAAHFIPALETYLAELPWEIRCVHCILDNGSSHIAKATRDWVAAQEGLVRLHFTPAHASWLNQAELALSAFSRRYLRNRVSESRQELITHIYRSIGEYNALHAHPFRWSFTRHAMHQWYCRRIWATVH, from the coding sequence GGACGCGTGCTTGCTCAGAACGATGCGGCGCACTTCATCCCCGCTCTGGAGACGTACCTGGCCGAGCTGCCCTGGGAGATCCGCTGCGTGCACTGCATCCTGGACAATGGATCCTCGCATATCGCCAAAGCCACGCGCGACTGGGTCGCGGCCCAAGAAGGATTGGTACGCTTGCACTTCACTCCCGCCCACGCATCGTGGCTGAATCAGGCAGAGCTGGCCCTCAGCGCCTTCAGTCGACGCTACCTGCGCAACCGGGTGAGCGAAAGCCGTCAGGAATTGATCACCCATATCTACCGCTCAATAGGCGAGTACAATGCGTTACACGCTCATCCTTTTCGGTGGTCGTTCACGAGGCACGCGATGCATCAATGGTACTGCCGCCGAATTTGGGCGACGGTGCACTAG
- a CDS encoding LuxR C-terminal-related transcriptional regulator — MRATDDIVALVEGTGDPAFAADATRTIIAWNQGAEKLLGLPAGEAVGRSCAQVIAGRDARGRPVCNTLCPALVAMQRHEPLGSMELQVDRRGGTPLWVAVSSIIPPNAAPCVVHLLRNVTEEQYRRSFVQQVLQGALALSSGDPDGRAAVMPVVLSPRQTTILKLLAYGSSTRSIARTLGISPATVRNHIQQILVALQAHSRLEAVIQALRRGLL, encoded by the coding sequence ATGCGCGCGACGGACGACATCGTCGCGCTGGTGGAAGGCACCGGCGATCCCGCCTTCGCCGCAGACGCCACGCGCACGATCATCGCCTGGAACCAGGGGGCGGAGAAGCTCCTTGGTCTCCCGGCCGGCGAGGCGGTGGGCCGAAGCTGCGCGCAGGTCATCGCCGGACGCGATGCCAGGGGGCGTCCCGTCTGCAACACCCTCTGCCCGGCCCTGGTGGCCATGCAGCGGCACGAGCCACTGGGGTCGATGGAGCTGCAGGTGGACCGGCGCGGGGGGACGCCCCTGTGGGTTGCGGTTTCCTCCATCATCCCGCCCAACGCCGCTCCCTGCGTCGTCCACCTCCTGCGGAACGTCACCGAGGAGCAGTACCGCCGCTCCTTCGTGCAGCAGGTGCTCCAGGGGGCCCTCGCTCTCTCCTCCGGCGACCCCGACGGCCGCGCCGCCGTCATGCCGGTGGTCCTCTCACCGCGGCAGACGACGATCCTCAAGCTCCTGGCCTACGGGTCCAGCACCCGCAGCATCGCCCGTACGCTGGGGATCAGCCCCGCCACCGTGCGCAACCACATCCAGCAGATTCTGGTAGCCCTCCAGGCACACAGCCGCCTGGAGGCGGTGATCCAGGCACTGCGGCGCGGCCTGCTCTGA
- a CDS encoding cytochrome c-type biogenesis protein CcmH — protein MRPAALSLLVWLGGVAVLVLLQPAHAHAAGETVQAVVNQLATQFMCQCGCGLTLASCTHPVCGPRDRMLAEIRRLVEAGKTPAEITDVLVAQYGEAVLAAPPRRGLNLVAWWGPYAALLAGAVVILLLGASWTRRPAPQAAPPSSLTPEERRLLDEELRKFDV, from the coding sequence ATGAGACCGGCGGCGCTGAGTCTGCTCGTCTGGCTGGGCGGGGTAGCGGTCCTGGTCCTGCTGCAGCCGGCGCACGCCCATGCCGCCGGGGAGACCGTCCAGGCCGTGGTGAACCAGCTGGCCACACAGTTCATGTGCCAGTGCGGCTGCGGCCTCACCCTGGCCTCCTGCACCCACCCGGTCTGCGGCCCGCGGGACAGGATGCTGGCGGAGATCCGCCGCCTGGTGGAGGCCGGGAAGACCCCCGCGGAGATCACGGACGTCCTGGTGGCACAGTATGGCGAGGCCGTACTGGCCGCCCCGCCGCGGCGCGGACTCAACCTGGTGGCCTGGTGGGGTCCCTACGCCGCCCTGCTGGCCGGCGCTGTGGTCATCCTGCTTCTTGGAGCGTCCTGGACGCGGCGGCCGGCCCCGCAGGCGGCGCCACCCTCGTCGCTGACCCCCGAGGAGCGCCGGCTGCTGGACGAGGAGCTGCGCAAGTTCGATGTCTGA
- a CDS encoding heme lyase CcmF/NrfE family subunit yields MSEIGNLSVALAALVSAYGLVAALLGAGLRRADLQHSARNATYALFLLLTVASAVLLWQLVTRDFGNAYVASYTSRDLGFWYTVSAWWAGQAGSLLFWAWLLAGFGTLVVWRQGAYRELMPYVIATVMGTSSFFTLLLALVSSPFARLPFPPPDGQGLNPLLQNPGMFFHPPTQYLGYVGFTIPFAFAIAAMATRRLDDEWIRATRRWTLASWFFLSLGILFGMQWAYVELGWGGYWAWDPVENASLMPWLTGTAFLHSVMIQEKRDMLKVWNLVLIILTFALAIFGTFLTRSGVLSSVHSFALSSLGPLFFAFIALVLIVSFTLLAARLPWLRSAGDLDSLLSREASFLFNNLILVGAAFSVFLGTIFPLVSEAVRGVKISVGAPFFNQVNVPIGLALLLVMGLCPLLAWRKASAANLRRNFLLPGALGLLAAILLLLRGVSQPVALAAFALSVFVTATIVLDFHRGAMVRRAHGEPYPLALGRLVLRNRRRYGGYIVHLGVILLFAGMAGGAFRTEREAVLRQGQTVAINQYTLRYEGLSQYPTPGALVTAATLTVFNGNEPVGVLNPQRNIHRGHEEQPMTEVAIRSTLLEDLYVILAGIGEDGSASFRVIVNPLMMWMWIGGALLSLGTVVAFWPERREALRARARYLVGAEA; encoded by the coding sequence GTGAGCGAAATAGGCAATCTTTCCGTTGCACTGGCGGCCCTGGTCTCCGCCTACGGTCTGGTGGCGGCCCTGCTGGGCGCGGGGCTGCGCCGCGCCGACCTGCAGCACAGCGCTCGCAACGCCACATACGCTCTCTTCCTCCTGCTGACCGTGGCTTCCGCGGTCCTCCTGTGGCAACTGGTGACCCGAGACTTCGGTAACGCCTATGTGGCCTCGTACACCAGTCGCGACCTGGGGTTCTGGTATACGGTCTCGGCCTGGTGGGCCGGGCAGGCGGGCTCGCTGCTGTTCTGGGCCTGGCTGCTGGCAGGCTTCGGGACCCTGGTCGTCTGGCGCCAGGGAGCCTATCGGGAGCTGATGCCCTACGTCATCGCCACGGTGATGGGCACCTCCTCCTTCTTCACCCTGCTGCTGGCCCTGGTGAGCAGTCCCTTCGCCCGCCTTCCCTTCCCCCCGCCGGACGGCCAGGGGCTCAATCCCCTGCTGCAGAACCCGGGGATGTTCTTCCACCCCCCGACGCAGTACCTGGGATACGTGGGGTTCACCATCCCCTTTGCCTTCGCCATAGCCGCCATGGCCACCAGGCGGTTGGACGACGAGTGGATCCGGGCCACCCGGCGCTGGACCCTGGCCTCCTGGTTCTTCCTCTCCCTGGGCATCCTCTTCGGAATGCAGTGGGCCTACGTGGAGCTGGGCTGGGGCGGCTACTGGGCCTGGGACCCCGTGGAGAATGCCAGCCTGATGCCCTGGCTGACGGGCACGGCCTTCCTGCACTCGGTAATGATCCAGGAGAAGCGGGACATGCTGAAGGTCTGGAACCTGGTCCTGATCATCCTCACATTCGCCCTGGCCATCTTCGGCACGTTCCTCACCCGCAGCGGTGTCCTCTCCTCGGTGCACTCCTTCGCCCTCAGCTCCCTGGGGCCGCTGTTCTTCGCCTTCATCGCCCTGGTCCTGATCGTCTCCTTCACCCTGCTGGCCGCGCGGCTGCCCTGGCTGCGGTCGGCGGGGGACCTGGACTCGCTGCTGTCACGCGAGGCCAGCTTCCTGTTCAACAACCTGATCCTGGTGGGCGCAGCCTTCTCCGTCTTCCTGGGGACAATCTTCCCCCTGGTCTCCGAGGCGGTGCGCGGCGTGAAGATCAGCGTGGGGGCGCCCTTCTTCAACCAGGTGAACGTCCCCATCGGCCTGGCCCTTCTCCTGGTTATGGGGCTGTGTCCTCTGCTGGCCTGGCGCAAGGCCTCCGCGGCCAACCTCCGTCGCAACTTCCTCCTGCCGGGAGCGCTGGGCCTGCTGGCGGCCATCCTCCTGCTCCTGCGCGGGGTGAGCCAGCCAGTGGCCCTGGCGGCCTTTGCCCTGTCCGTCTTCGTCACCGCCACCATCGTGCTGGACTTCCACCGCGGGGCCATGGTGCGGCGCGCTCACGGCGAGCCCTACCCCCTGGCCCTGGGCAGGCTGGTGCTGCGCAACCGCCGTCGCTACGGCGGCTACATCGTGCACCTGGGAGTGATTCTGCTCTTCGCCGGGATGGCCGGAGGGGCGTTTCGCACCGAGCGTGAGGCGGTGCTGCGCCAGGGGCAGACCGTGGCCATCAACCAGTACACCCTGCGCTACGAGGGCCTGAGCCAGTACCCCACGCCCGGCGCCCTGGTGACCGCGGCCACGCTGACCGTCTTCAACGGGAACGAGCCGGTGGGCGTGCTCAACCCGCAGCGCAATATCCACCGCGGCCACGAGGAGCAGCCCATGACCGAGGTGGCCATCCGCTCGACCCTGCTGGAGGACCTCTACGTCATCCTGGCCGGCATCGGCGAGGACGGCAGCGCCAGCTTCCGCGTGATCGTCAACCCTCTGATGATGTGGATGTGGATCGGCGGCGCGCTGCTGTCGCTGGGCACGGTCGTCGCCTTCTGGCCGGAGCGGCGGGAGGCGCTGCGCGCCCGGGCGCGCTACCTGGTGGGGGCGGAGGCATGA
- a CDS encoding cytochrome c maturation protein CcmE encodes MSRARKKFALAVAVFVLGAGYLAFTGARSSMSYYLTVGELLDRGAALRGASVRLNGRVLPGVAWDQMSGRLAFTITDGRRRIPVAYRGVVPDTFKPGAEVVLEGTYDGESFTAVRLFAKCPSKFEAKPGGRSLGPGQVPRG; translated from the coding sequence ATGAGCCGTGCCAGGAAGAAGTTCGCCCTGGCCGTCGCCGTCTTCGTACTGGGGGCCGGGTACCTGGCCTTCACCGGAGCCCGCAGCAGCATGAGCTACTACCTGACCGTGGGAGAGCTGCTGGACCGCGGCGCGGCGCTGCGCGGCGCCAGCGTCCGCCTGAACGGCAGGGTCCTCCCCGGGGTCGCCTGGGACCAGATGAGCGGCCGGCTGGCCTTCACCATCACCGACGGTAGGCGGCGGATTCCGGTGGCCTACCGGGGGGTGGTGCCGGACACCTTCAAGCCAGGCGCGGAGGTGGTGCTGGAGGGGACCTACGACGGGGAGAGCTTCACCGCTGTTCGCCTGTTCGCCAAGTGCCCGTCCAAGTTTGAGGCCAAGCCGGGAGGCAGGAGTCTTGGCCCGGGCCAGGTGCCGCGGGGATAG
- a CDS encoding CcmD family protein, with product MTPLVAMFIGFALVWAGLFLYVLRLLGISRALEAEVRALQQARRA from the coding sequence ATGACTCCCCTGGTGGCCATGTTCATTGGGTTCGCCCTGGTCTGGGCGGGCCTGTTCCTCTACGTCCTGCGGCTGCTGGGCATCAGCCGGGCGCTGGAGGCCGAGGTCCGGGCGCTGCAGCAGGCCCGCCGGGCGTGA
- the ccsA gene encoding cytochrome c biogenesis protein CcsA, with protein sequence MRIRPDRVAALTWLGLALAVGGQFAALLYAPEEATMGNAQRIFYVHVPAAWVAFLAFAVVFAASLGYLFTRRRRYDLAAWASTEVGVVFTTLAILSGSVWGRYAWGTWWSWDPRLTTTFMLWLIYVVALMVRAYGGAGGQASRFAAVLGVIGFLDIPLIHLSVVWWRSLHPLPVVVRPEGFGSGLHPAMLQALLVNVAAFTVLYVALFSVRRRQMATADVLAELKDDELRLAAPRWAAGGQEVPS encoded by the coding sequence GTGAGAATCAGGCCGGATAGGGTGGCGGCGCTCACCTGGCTGGGGCTGGCCCTGGCGGTGGGTGGCCAGTTCGCCGCTCTGCTCTACGCCCCGGAAGAGGCTACCATGGGCAACGCCCAGCGCATCTTCTACGTCCACGTCCCCGCAGCCTGGGTGGCCTTCCTGGCATTCGCCGTGGTCTTCGCTGCCAGTCTGGGATACCTGTTCACGCGCCGCCGGCGGTACGACCTCGCCGCCTGGGCCAGCACCGAGGTGGGGGTCGTCTTCACCACCCTCGCTATCCTCAGTGGCTCGGTGTGGGGACGCTATGCCTGGGGCACCTGGTGGTCCTGGGACCCGCGTCTCACCACCACGTTCATGCTCTGGCTGATCTACGTGGTGGCGCTGATGGTCCGCGCCTACGGCGGCGCAGGTGGGCAGGCCTCGCGCTTCGCTGCGGTGCTGGGGGTGATCGGGTTCCTGGACATCCCGCTGATCCACCTCTCGGTGGTCTGGTGGCGCTCCCTCCACCCGCTGCCGGTGGTGGTGCGGCCAGAGGGCTTCGGCTCCGGACTACACCCGGCGATGCTGCAGGCGCTGCTAGTGAACGTGGCTGCGTTTACCGTGCTCTATGTCGCCCTCTTCTCAGTGCGCCGCCGGCAGATGGCGACAGCCGACGTGCTGGCAGAACTCAAGGATGACGAGCTCCGGCTGGCTGCACCCCGGTGGGCCGCCGGAGGGCAGGAGGTGCCGTCATGA
- a CDS encoding heme exporter protein CcmB, with protein MGALSAVRLLVWKDLLLELRTKEILTGMVVFALLAAVVFNFAFSPSPAQAAALLPGMLWVTLAFAATLGLSRSFVLEREQQCLEALRLFPVERSLIYLGKAAANLLFLLLVAALILPAMAALSGIALGSRLLPLAAVLLLGGVGLVAVGTIFSAMSVHTRIREVLLPVLLFPIASPVLIAGVKATAGILAGWPLRAVLPGLRILGAFDLIFLVLGYLVFEFLLEE; from the coding sequence ATGGGTGCACTGAGCGCTGTGCGCCTGCTCGTCTGGAAGGACCTCCTCCTGGAGCTGCGCACCAAGGAGATCCTCACGGGGATGGTGGTCTTTGCCCTCCTGGCAGCGGTGGTCTTCAACTTCGCCTTCTCTCCCTCGCCGGCCCAGGCGGCGGCCCTGCTGCCGGGGATGCTCTGGGTGACGCTGGCCTTCGCCGCCACCCTGGGCCTGTCGCGCTCGTTTGTGCTGGAGCGCGAGCAGCAGTGCCTGGAGGCGCTGCGCCTCTTCCCGGTGGAGCGCAGCCTTATCTACCTGGGGAAGGCGGCGGCCAACCTGCTCTTTCTGCTTCTGGTGGCGGCCCTGATCCTCCCGGCGATGGCGGCACTCTCGGGCATCGCCCTGGGCTCCCGGCTGCTGCCTCTGGCAGCCGTCCTCCTGCTGGGGGGCGTGGGGCTGGTGGCGGTGGGGACGATCTTTTCGGCCATGTCGGTGCACACACGCATCCGGGAGGTGCTGCTCCCGGTGCTGCTGTTCCCCATCGCCTCCCCCGTGCTCATCGCCGGAGTGAAGGCCACGGCGGGGATCCTGGCTGGCTGGCCCCTGCGCGCGGTGCTGCCCGGATTGCGCATCCTTGGAGCTTTCGACCTGATATTCCTGGTGCTGGGCTACCTGGTCTTTGAGTTCCTCCTGGAGGAGTGA
- a CDS encoding ABC transporter ATP-binding protein → MQAIETRDLEKAFGPVRALRQVTLDVPAGESLVIFGPNGAGKTTLIKILATLMRPSAGTLRLFGRNPQGDDSLRRLIGLVSHHSYLYTGLTALENLVFTARMYGVPDAAARAAAMLETVGLGSRRYDLVRTFSRGMLQRLTIARALVHDPPLLLLDEPYTGLDRHAAEIFSGLLERLRGDRTIVLTTHSIEQGLPLADRMVILVDGAVAYEGREGLDDWRAVGQLYTQVVRSGAWVH, encoded by the coding sequence GTGCAGGCGATCGAGACCAGAGACCTGGAGAAGGCGTTTGGCCCGGTGCGGGCACTGCGGCAGGTGACCCTGGACGTCCCGGCGGGCGAGTCCCTGGTCATTTTCGGCCCAAACGGGGCCGGAAAGACCACGCTGATCAAGATCCTGGCCACCCTGATGCGGCCAAGCGCCGGCACCCTGCGCCTTTTCGGCCGCAACCCGCAGGGGGACGACAGTCTCCGCCGGCTGATCGGTCTGGTCTCCCACCACAGCTACCTCTACACGGGCCTGACCGCCCTGGAGAACCTGGTGTTTACCGCACGGATGTACGGGGTGCCGGACGCAGCGGCGCGGGCCGCCGCGATGCTGGAGACTGTGGGGCTGGGTTCTCGCCGTTATGATCTGGTGCGCACCTTCAGCCGCGGCATGCTGCAGCGGCTAACCATCGCCCGTGCCCTGGTGCACGACCCGCCGTTGCTGCTGCTGGACGAGCCCTACACTGGGCTGGACCGGCACGCCGCTGAGATCTTCAGCGGGCTGCTGGAACGGCTGCGCGGCGACCGCACCATCGTCCTGACCACCCACAGCATCGAACAGGGACTCCCCTTGGCCGACCGCATGGTCATCCTGGTGGACGGGGCGGTGGCCTATGAGGGCCGGGAGGGGCTGGACGACTGGCGTGCCGTGGGCCAGCTCTACACCCAGGTGGTAAGGAGCGGAGCATGGGTGCACTGA
- a CDS encoding Rieske (2Fe-2S) protein: MDELSARPQRIRRRRFLDYSFGAALAALAGTVLYPVINYLIPPKTKEITHQAVVAGKAGELPSNSGKIFAFEGRPAIVLRTPDGEVRAFTAVCTHLACNVQYRPDLQHIWCACHDGHYDLHGQVLSGPPPRPLVEYKVTLKGEDIIVSRT; the protein is encoded by the coding sequence ATGGACGAATTAAGTGCACGGCCACAGCGCATCCGGCGCCGGAGGTTCCTCGACTACTCGTTCGGCGCTGCTCTGGCGGCACTGGCCGGGACTGTACTCTACCCGGTCATCAATTACCTGATCCCACCGAAGACCAAGGAGATCACCCATCAGGCGGTGGTGGCGGGGAAAGCGGGTGAGCTCCCTTCCAACTCCGGGAAGATCTTCGCCTTCGAAGGGAGACCGGCCATCGTGCTGCGCACACCCGATGGAGAGGTGCGGGCCTTCACCGCTGTGTGCACTCACCTGGCCTGCAACGTGCAGTACCGCCCGGACCTGCAGCACATCTGGTGCGCCTGCCACGACGGCCACTACGACCTCCACGGGCAAGTCCTCTCCGGCCCGCCGCCCCGGCCGCTGGTGGAATATAAGGTCACCCTCAAAGGAGAAGACATCATCGTCAGCAGAACCTAG
- a CDS encoding cytochrome bc complex cytochrome b subunit, with product MGVRDWLNERLRYEAAQAFLEKKAVPVHRYAVTYYTGGVTLFFFVVQVLTGLLLLMYYRPASDAAFESVRLIIAKVRFGWLVRNIHVWSANAMVGAAVLHLAATFFSRAYRKPRELTWVSGVLLLGVTLAFAFTGYLLPWNTLAYFATKVGTEIAGDVPVIGRALMVLLRGGEDITAATLIRFFGIHVAILPALATVLLGLHLTLVQIHGMSRPISVRVRGEERFYPEFMLRDFIVWVVLLGGLAVVATLWPWPLGEKADPLAPAPAGLRPEWYFLFMYQTLRMIPGRIAGLEGEAVGVTLFALTGLALLLVPFLDCWAQREHKHPLFPALGAAAFAFVLLMTALALVAGM from the coding sequence ATGGGCGTGCGGGACTGGCTGAACGAACGCCTGCGGTACGAAGCTGCCCAGGCGTTCCTGGAGAAGAAGGCTGTTCCCGTCCACCGCTACGCTGTCACCTACTACACGGGGGGTGTCACCCTTTTCTTCTTCGTGGTCCAGGTGCTCACCGGGTTGCTCCTGCTCATGTACTACCGGCCCGCCTCCGACGCTGCCTTCGAGAGCGTGCGCCTGATCATCGCCAAGGTGCGTTTCGGCTGGCTCGTCCGCAATATCCACGTCTGGTCCGCCAACGCTATGGTGGGAGCGGCAGTGCTCCACCTGGCAGCCACTTTCTTCAGCCGCGCCTACCGGAAGCCGAGGGAACTGACCTGGGTCTCCGGTGTCCTCCTCCTGGGCGTTACCCTGGCGTTTGCCTTCACCGGGTACCTGTTGCCGTGGAACACCCTGGCTTACTTTGCCACGAAGGTGGGGACGGAGATCGCGGGTGACGTCCCGGTCATCGGCCGGGCGCTCATGGTCCTGCTGCGGGGGGGCGAGGACATCACCGCAGCCACCCTCATTCGCTTCTTCGGCATCCACGTGGCCATCCTGCCCGCGCTGGCCACAGTGCTGCTCGGCCTGCACCTGACGCTGGTGCAGATACACGGGATGAGCCGGCCGATCTCCGTGCGCGTGCGTGGCGAGGAGCGCTTCTACCCCGAGTTCATGCTGCGAGACTTCATCGTCTGGGTGGTGCTGCTGGGCGGCCTGGCTGTGGTGGCCACGCTGTGGCCCTGGCCACTGGGGGAGAAGGCGGACCCGCTGGCCCCGGCTCCTGCGGGTCTGCGGCCGGAGTGGTACTTCCTGTTCATGTACCAGACCCTGCGCATGATCCCCGGCCGCATCGCCGGCCTGGAGGGCGAGGCTGTGGGCGTCACCCTCTTCGCGCTGACCGGCCTCGCGCTGCTGCTGGTCCCCTTCCTCGACTGCTGGGCGCAGCGGGAGCACAAACACCCGCTGTTCCCCGCCCTGGGGGCGGCCGCCTTCGCCTTCGTCCTGCTGATGACGGCGCTGGCCCTGGTCGCCGGGATGTGA
- a CDS encoding cytochrome c3 family protein, whose protein sequence is MRPGALLRVLLVATAGLGIWAGWALLPGSSVQAAQTADSCTNCHQNLAGKLAAPAEGMSEDVHGRAELRCAGCHGGDPARSGMDAHDPAAGFRGVPQRRQVPQQCARCHEDPTFMRRFNPSLPTDQFARYLTSEHGKHLAAGDGNVAVCTSCHGVHPVRAVSDARSPVFPTNVPSTCARCHADVALMKPYGIPTSQFAEYRESVHGQALLRRGNRQSPACNDCHGNHGAAPPGVESVANVCAQCHRATRDLFVRSPHKRAFDTLGMAECTVCHGTHNISFPTDVMLGQEQGSVCLRCHPGGTAGLRAAAEMRATLEEVKAAIAQAEAILKRAAGAGMDVGDARIDLDEATSQLIRARAVTHTTSPPEVRRVTAVGLTAAGRARAVGEAALAEMGFRRRGLGVSVAIIAFVAILLWLKLRELKHTPASR, encoded by the coding sequence ATGAGGCCAGGGGCGCTCCTGCGCGTCCTCCTGGTGGCCACAGCCGGGCTCGGCATCTGGGCAGGATGGGCGCTGCTGCCCGGCTCATCGGTCCAGGCGGCCCAGACGGCTGACTCCTGCACCAACTGTCATCAGAACCTCGCCGGGAAGCTGGCGGCCCCAGCGGAGGGGATGAGCGAAGACGTGCACGGTCGTGCGGAACTGCGCTGCGCGGGGTGCCATGGGGGCGACCCCGCCCGCAGCGGCATGGACGCCCACGACCCCGCCGCCGGATTCAGGGGCGTGCCCCAGCGACGGCAGGTTCCGCAGCAGTGCGCGCGCTGCCATGAGGATCCGACATTCATGCGGCGCTTCAATCCTTCGCTGCCCACCGACCAGTTCGCCCGCTACCTGACCAGCGAACACGGGAAGCACCTGGCCGCAGGCGACGGCAACGTGGCTGTGTGCACCTCCTGCCACGGCGTCCACCCGGTGCGTGCCGTGAGCGATGCGCGCTCCCCTGTCTTCCCCACCAACGTGCCCAGTACATGCGCCCGCTGCCACGCCGACGTTGCCCTGATGAAGCCCTATGGAATCCCCACCAGCCAGTTCGCCGAGTACCGGGAAAGCGTGCACGGGCAGGCACTACTTCGGCGGGGCAACCGCCAGTCCCCGGCGTGCAACGACTGTCACGGCAACCACGGTGCCGCACCCCCAGGCGTTGAGTCCGTGGCCAACGTCTGTGCCCAGTGCCACCGCGCCACGCGGGACCTTTTCGTGCGCAGCCCGCACAAGAGGGCGTTTGACACCCTGGGGATGGCGGAGTGCACCGTCTGCCACGGGACACACAACATCTCCTTTCCCACGGACGTGATGCTGGGTCAGGAGCAGGGGTCGGTGTGCCTGCGGTGCCACCCCGGCGGAACCGCAGGCCTGCGGGCTGCTGCAGAGATGCGGGCGACCCTGGAAGAAGTGAAGGCCGCCATCGCGCAGGCTGAGGCCATCCTGAAACGCGCGGCCGGCGCCGGGATGGACGTGGGCGACGCCAGGATCGACCTGGACGAGGCCACGTCGCAGCTGATCCGGGCCCGGGCCGTGACCCACACCACAAGCCCGCCCGAGGTGCGGCGGGTGACTGCGGTCGGCCTCACTGCCGCCGGCCGGGCACGCGCCGTGGGCGAAGCGGCCCTGGCCGAGATGGGATTCCGCCGCCGCGGCCTCGGCGTCTCTGTGGCCATCATCGCCTTTGTGGCAATCCTGCTCTGGCTGAAGCTGCGGGAGCTGAAGCATACGCCAGCATCCAGGTGA